The proteins below come from a single Aquarana catesbeiana isolate 2022-GZ linkage group LG12, ASM4218655v1, whole genome shotgun sequence genomic window:
- the CRLF3 gene encoding cytokine receptor-like factor 3 codes for MPGFVGGAAGDAGSCSRAGPFHRAEMEEAEVERLIEEARESIEAAITYRRELQHRLRGLSQARDQIKESAAQTRETLRQHFQDMKNAVSKMLDERLAILLQQVDTVEHENIKPLDDCQKLLEHGVSTAEDLLREGEVVVSDKTGKDHQNLCHFTNKAFHIQLDSLPEVPSLVEVPCLSAQLDDTLLSVARDQIFSHGAVASRPPVQIEELIERPGGILVKWCKVDDEFVVQDYRLQYRRHNSGHFEDAYVGPECEFMVLQIDPNVDYQFRVCARGDGRQEWSPWSVPQIGHTCLIPHEWNPGLEGYSLSSRRNIALRNDSPCQSVLYSKSATYFPGQTLTFRVETTGQPDKRDSIGVCVEKNDGCDSLQRDKAVCVSPSGAVYVNGKEMTNQLPPVSPGSTITFDMEIVSLGPTNNNEGPHHRRRVTISSGNREVVFDWLLEQSCGTLYFGCSFVYPSWKVLVF; via the exons ATGCCGGGATTCGTAGGCGGGGCCGCAGGGGATGCCGGGAGTTGTAGTCGGGCCGGTCCCTTCCATAGAGCGGAGATGGAGGAGGCCGAGGTGGAGCGTCTGatagaagaggccagagagagtatAGAGGCCGCGATCACCTACCGGAGAGAACTCCAACACCGCCTGAGGGGGCTGAGCCAGGCCCGGGACCAG ATCAAGGAGAGCGCGGCTCAGACCCGGGAGACGCTGCGCCAACATTTCCAGGACATGAAGAACGCCGTGTCCAAGATGCTGGATGAGAGGCTGGCCATTCTCCTGCAACAAGTGGACACCGTTGAACACGAGAATATTAAACCGCTCGATGACTGTCAGAAGCTGCTGGAGCACGGGGTCAGCACAGCCGAGGACCTACTCCGAGAAG GTGAAGTCGTTGTGTCGGACAAAACTGGGAAGGACCATCAGAACTTGTGTCATTTCACCAACAAGGCTTTTCACATCCAGCTGGACAG CTTGCCGGAGGTGCCATCACTTGTGGAAGTTCCCTGTCTGTCAGCTCAGTTGGATGACACTCTCTTGTCTGTGGCCAGAGATCAGATCTTCAGTCATGGTGCAGTGGCCTCCAGACCTCCGGTACAGATCGAGGAGCTGATTGAGAGGCCCGGAGGGATCCTGGTGAAATGGTGTAAG gTAGACGATGAATTTGTGGTTCAGGATTACCGGCTTCAATACCGCCGACACAACTCCGGCCATTTTGAAGACGCATACGTGGGCCCAGAGTGTGAATTCATGGTCTTACAGATTGACCCCAACGTGGATTATCAGTTCCGTGTGTGTGCTCGGGGGGATGGGCGCCAGGAGTGGAGTCCTTGGAGCGTTCCACAGATTGGCCACACATGTCTGATCCCTCACG AGTGGAATCCGGGATTGGAAGGTTACAGCCTCAGCAGCCGCAGGAACATCGCCCTCCGGAATGATAGTCCCTGCCAGTCCGTCCTCTACTCCAAAAGTGCCACCTACTTCCCGGGACAGACCCTGACCTTCAG ggtggagaccacggGACAGCCGGATAAGAGGGACAGTATTGGAGTTTGTGTGGAGAAGAACGACGGATGTGACTCGCTGCAGAGAGACAAGGCCGTGTGTGTCAGTCCAAGCG GTGCTGTGTATGTGAACGGGAAGGAGATGACCAATCAGCTGCCTCCAGTCTCCCCCGGTTCCACCATCACATTCGACATGGAGATTGTGAGTTTGGGGCCCACCAACAACAACGAGGGCCCGCACCATCGGCGCAGGGTGACTATAAGCTCTGGAAACCGGGAAGTGGTGTTTGATTGGCTGCTGGAGCAGTCATGTGGCACTCTGTATTTTGGATGTTCCTTTGTATACCCCAGCTGGAAGGTTCTGGTGTTTTAG